One stretch of Candidatus Poribacteria bacterium DNA includes these proteins:
- a CDS encoding dipeptide epimerase: MDIKITELQLKDPFKIARRATDAFRQVISVEIDGGIGETAPARFYGETVETVGVALKTLAPTLSGNLDAIHDVMETVETTLGGNYAAKSAIDMALHDRLGKKLGVSLYQLWGLNPHKTPCTSFTIGLDEPEVMAEKTRRAEMYPILKVKLGTPRDIEIIQKLRDVTDKPIYVDANTAWTPKEAVCKIKELARYGIELIEQPTKPNDLSGLKFVREHSELPIIADESVKRASDIPTLAECVDGINIKLVKCGGLLEAHRMINVARAHGLSVMLGCMIESSLGITAAAHLTPLVDYTDLDGHLLIDNDPYIGVTLDEGKLILPKRPGIGVV; this comes from the coding sequence ATGGATATTAAAATCACAGAATTGCAACTCAAGGATCCGTTCAAGATCGCCCGCCGCGCGACAGACGCGTTCCGACAGGTAATCTCTGTAGAGATTGACGGTGGCATCGGTGAAACAGCACCCGCGCGATTTTATGGTGAAACCGTTGAGACAGTCGGTGTAGCGTTGAAAACACTTGCCCCCACGCTTTCTGGCAATCTGGATGCGATCCATGATGTAATGGAGACTGTTGAAACAACACTCGGCGGCAATTACGCAGCGAAATCCGCCATTGATATGGCACTCCACGATCGACTCGGTAAAAAGTTGGGTGTTTCGCTCTATCAACTCTGGGGACTCAATCCTCATAAAACCCCTTGCACATCGTTTACTATTGGACTTGATGAACCTGAGGTGATGGCGGAGAAAACGAGACGTGCTGAGATGTATCCGATCTTGAAAGTCAAACTCGGTACACCTCGCGATATTGAGATAATTCAGAAACTTCGCGATGTGACAGATAAACCTATTTACGTCGATGCAAACACGGCGTGGACACCCAAAGAAGCGGTTTGCAAAATCAAGGAACTTGCTCGGTATGGTATTGAATTAATTGAACAACCGACGAAACCCAATGATCTGTCAGGACTCAAATTTGTCCGCGAGCACTCAGAATTACCAATTATTGCTGATGAGAGTGTCAAACGTGCAAGTGATATACCGACTCTTGCTGAATGTGTTGACGGTATCAATATCAAACTCGTCAAGTGTGGTGGATTGCTTGAAGCGCACCGGATGATAAACGTCGCTCGTGCACACGGCTTGTCTGTGATGTTGGGGTGTATGATAGAGAGTTCGCTCGGTATCACCGCAGCTGCGCATCTGACACCACTTGTAGACTATACCGATCTGGATGGTCATCTGCTCATTGACAATGATCCATACATCGGTGTAACTCTTGATGAAGGTAAATTGATACTACCAAAACGCCCCGGTATCGGGGTTGTATGA
- a CDS encoding N-acetylmuramoyl-L-alanine amidase yields MGISSDIRKSMSDAKTHLIEPRGTIKIFHKISVVPLVFLLFIGCSQRRELVEQQLPLHFEFPPYTRHLKNFKICLDPGHGGQAHVPNYKRGPTGVREAEVNLRVALYLREMLAEVGAKVIMTRVDDAYVSLAMRSQIANESGADFFISLHHNGIDNPKTNYTSTWYHGDADDSRQSLDLARYIQQGVSDALQLPTSPAAGLYSDKLITASGFGVLRMTECPAVLCEASFLSNPEEEARLQEDDYLKNEAYGYFLGIARYVEGGFPRGVLVEPQHAAVIQTKTPRLQIRVKDGLHERGAWMLKRQQIFTDSIRVKIDGVNVPYHYDRDTDMITVAIENPLSNGKHFVQTELVNYYGNHSLPSPQWFKVAPPAVMLDLDAWVDTLPADGKSYVSISVTARDAEGMPIADGEPIHAETSNGTLATPRQLSEGGASHFYLYAPEIPGTATVKASYGETSGSLTIRFSDIHGAIVQGQVSDADSGRPLENVQLHVPPHLTTSTDAEGHFFILIGRNLENLGEKALYISKSGYYPDKREIYIKTNRSMVVRSELHPIADGAFASTVIVLDSQSDTPATEKLIETLEELLKLAGAKVYNIHSPGRRTSVEERIKTVNAIAGSGYYLQINHGQWTKGQPALVAAHYRGNQGTETFLKEILKQFNKTLFETPIVTLQDRTTPEIQQTNKMAMTLEIRSLNHPNASAVQEAYAIFFGAWTFLKGDEEIDAEKQRRFMAYLKEKQAYSSY; encoded by the coding sequence TTGGGTATTTCTTCAGATATACGTAAAAGCATGTCAGATGCCAAAACCCACCTCATCGAACCGCGAGGAACAATTAAAATATTTCACAAAATTTCTGTTGTTCCGTTGGTTTTTCTGCTATTCATCGGCTGTTCCCAGCGTCGAGAATTGGTGGAACAGCAGCTCCCGCTTCACTTTGAATTTCCACCTTACACCCGACACCTTAAGAATTTCAAAATTTGTCTGGATCCCGGACACGGCGGACAAGCTCACGTTCCGAATTACAAACGCGGACCAACAGGCGTTCGCGAGGCTGAAGTGAATCTACGAGTCGCCCTTTACCTCCGCGAGATGTTAGCAGAGGTCGGGGCAAAAGTCATTATGACGCGTGTTGATGACGCTTACGTGAGTCTGGCAATGCGAAGTCAGATTGCTAACGAGAGCGGTGCCGATTTTTTTATCTCGCTTCACCATAACGGAATTGATAATCCGAAAACGAACTATACTTCTACGTGGTATCACGGCGACGCGGACGATTCGCGTCAGAGTCTCGATCTCGCGCGATATATTCAGCAGGGTGTCTCGGACGCGCTGCAGTTGCCGACCTCTCCAGCAGCGGGACTTTATTCAGATAAGTTAATAACTGCCTCTGGTTTCGGGGTTTTGCGAATGACCGAATGTCCAGCAGTTTTGTGTGAGGCATCTTTTCTCTCGAACCCAGAGGAGGAAGCGAGACTACAGGAGGACGACTACCTCAAAAACGAAGCGTACGGTTATTTTCTCGGTATTGCCCGTTATGTTGAGGGCGGGTTTCCGAGGGGTGTTCTGGTAGAACCGCAACACGCAGCCGTCATTCAGACGAAAACGCCACGCCTCCAGATTCGAGTTAAGGATGGACTCCATGAGCGGGGCGCGTGGATGCTCAAACGCCAACAGATCTTCACTGACTCCATCCGTGTCAAAATTGATGGTGTGAATGTCCCATATCACTACGATCGCGATACAGACATGATTACCGTCGCCATTGAAAATCCATTATCAAATGGGAAACATTTTGTCCAAACTGAGCTGGTGAACTATTACGGTAACCACAGTCTCCCTTCGCCACAATGGTTTAAGGTGGCACCGCCTGCAGTAATGTTGGATCTCGACGCGTGGGTAGATACGCTCCCTGCGGACGGGAAAAGTTACGTTAGTATCTCTGTAACCGCACGCGACGCTGAGGGAATGCCTATCGCTGATGGTGAACCGATTCACGCTGAGACATCGAACGGGACACTCGCAACGCCCCGTCAACTCTCAGAAGGCGGCGCATCGCACTTCTATCTATATGCTCCTGAGATACCCGGCACAGCAACAGTGAAAGCCTCTTATGGGGAGACAAGTGGATCACTCACAATTCGATTTTCAGACATCCATGGTGCTATTGTTCAAGGACAAGTCTCTGACGCAGACTCTGGGAGACCACTTGAGAATGTACAATTACACGTGCCTCCACATTTGACCACGTCCACAGATGCTGAGGGACATTTTTTTATCCTGATCGGTCGCAATCTGGAAAATCTGGGTGAGAAAGCACTTTATATTTCTAAGTCGGGTTACTATCCCGACAAACGTGAGATTTATATCAAGACGAATCGGTCAATGGTTGTCCGTTCTGAACTTCATCCGATTGCAGACGGTGCGTTTGCTTCGACTGTCATCGTTCTTGACTCACAAAGTGATACGCCTGCCACTGAAAAACTGATTGAAACGTTAGAGGAACTACTGAAACTCGCTGGGGCAAAGGTCTATAATATCCATAGCCCCGGACGAAGAACCTCTGTGGAGGAGCGAATAAAAACAGTTAACGCTATCGCGGGTAGCGGATATTATTTACAGATTAATCATGGGCAGTGGACGAAGGGACAACCTGCATTGGTTGCAGCGCACTATCGGGGCAATCAAGGGACAGAAACATTTCTAAAAGAAATATTGAAGCAATTCAACAAAACACTCTTTGAAACACCGATTGTCACCCTTCAAGATAGAACAACGCCTGAAATCCAGCAGACGAACAAAATGGCGATGACGCTCGAAATCAGATCTTTGAATCATCCAAACGCTTCTGCTGTACAGGAGGCTTATGCAATCTTCTTCGGCGCGTGGACTTTCCTAAAAGGCGATGAAGAAATTGATGCCGAAAAACAAAGGCGTTTTATGGCATACCTAAAAGAAAAGCAAGCATATTCCTCTTATTAG
- the floA gene encoding flotillin-like protein FloA (flotillin-like protein involved in membrane lipid rafts), protein MTTTMVAIIAVALILFLIVISWLVPIGLWITAIAAGVKVGIFDLVAMRLRRVPPTAIVEPQINATKAGLSLSLDDLEAHFLAGGRVSSVVAALIAADKANIDLGFAQAAAIDLAGRDVLQAVQVSVTPEIIDIPSREDPNNGITAVARDGIQLIVKARVTVRADIDRLVGGATEDTIRARVGEGIITTIGSSGSHKQVLENPVGISETVLDRGLAAGTAFEILSIDIADINVGENVGAKLQTDQAQAELKIARAKAEERRARAEAEEEENKALVEEMTVKLIEAEAEVPLAISDTFDTQRMSVMTYYELRNILADTEMRQSIASPGGTQEMDTTRSAHSLGLS, encoded by the coding sequence ATGACAACAACAATGGTTGCAATTATTGCTGTCGCGCTTATCTTGTTCCTAATCGTTATTAGCTGGCTCGTTCCCATCGGCTTGTGGATTACTGCTATCGCAGCAGGTGTGAAAGTCGGGATTTTTGATCTGGTTGCGATGCGTTTGCGGCGTGTCCCACCCACTGCAATTGTAGAACCGCAGATTAACGCAACAAAAGCGGGGTTAAGTTTGTCTCTTGACGATTTAGAAGCGCATTTCCTTGCCGGTGGGCGTGTTTCAAGCGTTGTGGCGGCCCTGATCGCTGCGGATAAAGCCAACATTGACCTCGGTTTCGCACAGGCCGCTGCAATCGACCTGGCGGGTCGTGATGTCTTGCAAGCCGTTCAGGTTAGCGTTACACCTGAGATTATTGACATTCCAAGTAGAGAAGACCCCAACAACGGCATCACTGCTGTTGCCCGCGATGGTATCCAGTTAATTGTGAAGGCACGCGTTACGGTGAGAGCCGATATTGACCGACTCGTTGGCGGTGCTACCGAAGATACTATCCGGGCAAGGGTTGGCGAGGGGATTATTACAACGATCGGCTCATCAGGGAGCCACAAACAAGTTTTGGAAAACCCTGTTGGTATTTCAGAGACAGTCCTTGATAGAGGGTTGGCTGCTGGAACTGCCTTTGAGATTCTGTCTATTGACATCGCCGATATAAATGTCGGTGAGAATGTCGGTGCAAAATTACAGACCGACCAAGCGCAAGCTGAACTCAAGATAGCACGTGCGAAGGCTGAAGAACGTCGTGCTCGTGCGGAAGCGGAAGAGGAAGAGAATAAGGCACTCGTTGAAGAGATGACGGTTAAACTGATTGAGGCTGAAGCAGAGGTACCGCTTGCAATCTCGGACACCTTTGATACACAGAGGATGAGTGTGATGACTTATTACGAACTCCGTAATATCCTCGCTGACACAGAGATGCGTCAGTCGATCGCTTCACCCGGTGGTACACAGGAAATGGATACAACCCGTTCAGCACACTCTTTGGGACTTTCATAG
- a CDS encoding SIS domain-containing protein: MERIQRYISHLQDVLAQLTVADVQRSIDVIMEAYYAEKQIFVIGNGGSASTASHLACDLGKGTSVSGKPRFRVISLTDNVATMTAWSNDVSYEDVFVEQLKNLVNPEDVVIGISASGNSENVIRAMRHAKEIGCQTIGWSGFGGGILATICDVNVVVDSDRYGPVEDVHLILNHVLHAWIHEELTSD; encoded by the coding sequence ATGGAAAGAATTCAGCGTTATATTTCGCATCTACAAGATGTTTTAGCGCAACTCACAGTGGCAGATGTACAGCGTTCCATAGATGTTATTATGGAAGCATATTATGCCGAAAAGCAAATTTTTGTAATCGGTAACGGTGGGAGTGCTTCTACAGCATCACACCTTGCCTGTGATTTGGGAAAAGGCACAAGTGTGTCCGGCAAACCTCGTTTTCGTGTTATCAGTTTAACGGACAACGTTGCAACAATGACTGCATGGTCAAACGATGTATCTTACGAAGATGTCTTCGTTGAGCAACTGAAAAATCTTGTGAACCCAGAAGATGTGGTTATTGGTATCAGTGCAAGCGGCAACTCCGAGAACGTGATTCGTGCGATGCGACACGCGAAAGAGATTGGATGCCAGACGATCGGATGGAGTGGCTTCGGTGGTGGCATCTTGGCAACGATTTGCGATGTGAACGTCGTTGTGGATAGTGACCGCTACGGACCGGTTGAAGATGTCCATCTCATCCTAAATCATGTCCTCCACGCGTGGATCCATGAGGAGTTGACATCAGATTGA
- a CDS encoding ROK family protein — translation MKAYVVGIDIGGTKLATVVADSTGHILGKVRKPTLAEKGPEYALGLLFDMVRETISLAGVEQASISAIGVSCGGPLDTKTGIVYSPPNLPGWDALPLKAKLESEFQVPVTIENDANASALAEYRFGGGCGYNAVLYMTMSTGIGGGIVLDGQIYHGANDSAGEVGHQILLPDGPLCGCGKRGCLEALCSGPAIARRAQAAIRKQPVNKKASTMLSLTNGRIENVKSEHVLEAARAGDTLALELVSETAYYMGWGIANLVNVLNPDIVLLGTIAIAAGDLLLDPIRETVSKFAMARPAAAVEIKPAQLGDTLGDLAAVALVV, via the coding sequence ATGAAAGCATACGTCGTGGGCATTGACATCGGTGGAACGAAACTTGCCACTGTTGTCGCTGATAGTACCGGACACATCCTCGGCAAGGTGCGTAAACCGACACTTGCAGAAAAGGGACCGGAATACGCGCTTGGCTTGCTGTTCGATATGGTTCGCGAAACTATCAGTCTGGCAGGCGTGGAACAAGCATCTATTTCAGCAATAGGCGTGAGTTGCGGCGGTCCCTTGGACACAAAGACCGGGATTGTCTATTCGCCTCCAAATCTACCCGGATGGGACGCGCTCCCGCTTAAAGCGAAACTTGAATCTGAATTTCAGGTGCCCGTGACGATTGAGAACGACGCGAATGCGAGCGCACTTGCAGAATACAGGTTCGGTGGTGGGTGTGGTTACAATGCTGTCCTCTATATGACGATGAGCACAGGTATCGGAGGCGGTATTGTTCTTGATGGTCAGATTTACCATGGAGCTAACGATAGCGCAGGCGAGGTAGGGCACCAGATACTTCTACCCGACGGACCGCTTTGTGGATGTGGAAAGCGGGGTTGCCTTGAAGCACTCTGCTCCGGTCCTGCGATCGCACGCCGCGCACAAGCTGCAATACGAAAGCAACCCGTAAACAAAAAAGCATCAACAATGTTGTCCCTTACCAACGGGCGTATTGAGAATGTCAAGTCGGAGCATGTACTTGAGGCGGCGCGCGCAGGTGATACCTTGGCTTTGGAACTTGTCTCGGAAACAGCGTACTACATGGGTTGGGGAATCGCAAATTTGGTAAACGTTTTGAATCCCGACATCGTTTTATTGGGTACGATTGCGATTGCTGCCGGTGATCTTTTGCTTGATCCGATTCGGGAGACGGTTTCAAAATTCGCGATGGCACGCCCCGCAGCAGCAGTTGAAATCAAACCTGCACAGCTGGGTGATACCTTAGGAGACCTCGCTGCAGTTGCATTAGTTGTTTAA
- a CDS encoding FGGY family carbohydrate kinase, whose amino-acid sequence MSLLGIDVGTTGCKVIAFCEDGTVLAQAYGEYPLTHPQPGWSELDANVVWENIATGIQQVATQTKSDPIEAISVASQGEAVTPVSAGGQILANAITTFDARTAGICDELRQHVTPLEVMQITGMPISDIHTLPKLIWIQRNQPDVYRQVWKFLGFEDFVYFKLGVSPVVDYSLAARTMAFDIIDKSWSEKMLGLADVDAALFPDAAPSGTPIGEVSSQVANELGLPQGVVCVTGGHDQPCGALGAGIIRSGEVMDATGTVECIAPAFTEPVINQGMIDGNFACYPHVVDGLYVTLGFVSSGGVVLRWYRDTFAQAEIVQAAAEGRDVYDLLMEELPDSPGTAMVLPHFTGSGTPSLDLESKGAIVGLTLSTTKGELIKAILEGISYEIKQNLTMLQDAGVVINEVRAIGGGAKSEKWLQLKADMFGKKVIALDISEGVCLGTAILSGTAIGKYDSIETAVEQLVTPRDVYYPREEFAQRYDEKLKAYEQIYPALRSLNYQL is encoded by the coding sequence ATGAGTCTTTTGGGTATTGATGTGGGGACAACGGGGTGTAAGGTTATCGCCTTTTGCGAGGATGGAACTGTTCTCGCGCAGGCGTATGGTGAGTATCCGTTGACCCACCCGCAACCCGGCTGGTCAGAGCTGGACGCGAATGTGGTCTGGGAAAACATAGCGACTGGCATTCAGCAGGTTGCGACACAAACAAAATCAGATCCGATTGAGGCAATCAGCGTTGCCTCGCAAGGTGAGGCGGTGACCCCGGTATCCGCCGGTGGGCAGATCTTGGCAAACGCGATTACCACTTTCGACGCACGGACAGCCGGTATCTGTGATGAGTTGCGGCAGCACGTAACACCTTTAGAGGTGATGCAAATCACAGGTATGCCGATAAGCGATATTCATACCTTGCCGAAACTTATCTGGATACAGCGGAATCAACCTGATGTCTATCGGCAGGTTTGGAAATTCCTCGGCTTTGAAGATTTCGTCTATTTCAAGCTTGGTGTTTCGCCTGTGGTTGATTATTCCCTCGCTGCACGCACAATGGCGTTTGACATTATCGACAAGTCTTGGTCAGAAAAAATGCTCGGTTTGGCAGATGTAGATGCAGCACTCTTTCCGGATGCTGCACCATCTGGCACGCCGATCGGTGAAGTTAGTTCGCAGGTTGCTAACGAACTTGGTCTGCCGCAGGGTGTGGTATGCGTTACGGGTGGACACGACCAGCCATGCGGTGCGTTAGGTGCAGGGATTATACGGAGTGGTGAGGTAATGGACGCGACCGGCACTGTTGAGTGTATCGCCCCAGCCTTCACGGAACCCGTCATCAATCAAGGTATGATAGATGGGAATTTCGCCTGTTATCCACACGTGGTTGATGGGTTGTATGTTACACTCGGTTTTGTGTCCAGTGGCGGTGTTGTGCTGCGATGGTACAGAGATACCTTCGCTCAAGCAGAGATTGTCCAAGCAGCTGCAGAAGGGCGCGACGTATACGATCTGCTGATGGAAGAATTACCCGATTCACCTGGGACAGCCATGGTGCTGCCACACTTCACCGGTTCGGGAACGCCGTCTCTTGATCTGGAATCGAAGGGGGCAATTGTCGGACTAACACTTTCGACGACCAAAGGCGAACTCATCAAAGCAATTCTCGAAGGCATCAGTTACGAGATTAAACAGAATCTCACGATGTTACAAGATGCAGGTGTTGTGATAAATGAGGTGCGTGCCATCGGTGGTGGGGCGAAATCTGAAAAGTGGTTGCAACTCAAAGCGGATATGTTCGGAAAAAAGGTTATTGCGCTTGATATATCGGAGGGCGTGTGCCTCGGTACTGCGATCCTTTCTGGCACAGCGATAGGCAAATATGATTCTATTGAAACGGCGGTCGAGCAGTTGGTCACGCCACGAGATGTGTACTATCCACGTGAGGAATTCGCACAGCGTTACGATGAAAAGTTGAAAGCTTATGAGCAGATTTATCCGGCACTGCGTTCCCTAAATTACCAGTTGTAG
- a CDS encoding phytanoyl-CoA dioxygenase family protein yields MLTQEQVEFYHENGYLKVEQLFTTEETEELASEMVQIINNWGQETIGWPGPWRTRYLKEEDQQTTKAVFMHNPHFYSATWGRVIFHEKLTGAVQSLIGDTIQWHHTVLHAKPPEKGTPFPMHQDYPFYPHDGLDFVDCLVHLDDAPFESGALRVVPGSHKEGPREHITGEGTAPHLPTDKFHPDFIDSIPLPAKAGDVIFFSYCLIHWSEVNRTEQWRKAVRFGYHKPEMRPVGRAPEEPYNNIMAGGFKINPESGEIMA; encoded by the coding sequence ATGCTAACGCAAGAACAGGTTGAATTTTACCATGAGAACGGCTATCTCAAGGTAGAACAACTCTTCACAACCGAGGAAACAGAAGAACTGGCATCTGAGATGGTGCAGATTATCAACAACTGGGGACAAGAAACAATCGGCTGGCCCGGACCTTGGCGGACACGCTACCTCAAAGAAGAGGATCAGCAGACGACGAAGGCAGTCTTTATGCACAATCCCCATTTTTACTCCGCGACATGGGGCAGGGTGATTTTCCATGAAAAGTTGACCGGCGCAGTGCAATCGCTCATCGGCGATACGATCCAATGGCACCATACCGTGCTACACGCGAAACCGCCGGAAAAAGGCACACCTTTCCCGATGCACCAAGACTATCCGTTCTATCCACACGATGGACTCGACTTTGTGGATTGCCTCGTCCATCTCGATGATGCTCCTTTTGAAAGCGGCGCGCTGCGGGTGGTACCAGGGAGTCATAAGGAGGGACCGCGGGAACACATCACGGGTGAAGGCACGGCACCGCATCTGCCGACCGATAAATTCCACCCGGATTTTATCGATTCCATTCCCCTCCCAGCGAAGGCGGGCGATGTGATTTTCTTCAGTTATTGTCTCATTCACTGGTCGGAAGTTAATCGGACAGAACAGTGGCGGAAAGCAGTTCGATTTGGGTATCACAAACCAGAGATGCGCCCTGTTGGACGCGCCCCAGAAGAGCCTTATAACAACATTATGGCGGGGGGATTCAAAATAAATCCGGAATCTGGAGAGATAATGGCTTAG